CATGGAAATGGCACGATAGAGCAGAGTGCAGAGCACTTGGTCCTCAGATATCAATCTCTATCTGCAGGCCGGCGCGATTTCGAAACATCATGATCGAGCCTTCCTCCCAAGCCGCACGACGTGCCGCCATGAACAACCTAGACCATCGTCTCACCTCTTCCGATCGCACGTACGAAGCTCATTTCGACCGCTCGAACCATCGGTGCCTTCGCCATTGGTTCGAACACATTTGTCATCATCGAGGCAGTCGATGTCAGCTTGCCTGCTTTGCTGCGCCTTAGACCCCAATTCGCTCTTCGCACCGGCCAGCCTGCCACAGCGGAGCTAGTTTTTAATTAGTCGCCGCCGCGTAGCCTCGAGTTCGGCGATTTGCCAGGACGCGCGGTATGGAGACGACCGGCACAAGCATCGACGCGGCCCTCTGATGCTGGCCGATCTCCAGGACATCGCGCCAAGCGCATCTGCGGGCTCGTGCGCTGGAACTTGCGACCTCATAACATCGCTCACGCCGCACAAGCGCGCTCAGCTCAAAATGACGTACCAGGGGCCGTCACAGCACTCGTACACAGAAGCTGGGGCAGGAGATCCCGATCTTCAGGAGGCCGCGTCGCGGCGAATTCCGCCCTTCGTTGTCCGATGATCGCCGCGCGCTGGGCATTCAAGACCCTGCCTCGCAATCCGTTTTTGCGGAGCGACTTCGCTGGAATGCGCGGCAACTCGGGATTGGTCATTTATGGCTGTTTGCGCTGACTCGGGCTGAATTCCAAAGCATAAGCTTTCGCCTCAATGCGCCGTTTGCTATGATATCACCGGAATGATGACGGAGTGCGCTATGGAGCCTCAGTGGCTGACGCATGGGAAACGATTGCAAGCTATTGCGTCTAGTGGGCTCCATTTTGCGCGAGATCAATTTGATCGAGAACGTTACGAGGAGATTGCCTCTATAGCAAATGAAATGCTCGCCGATTTGGGAAGTGTTCCCATCGAGAGGATAGAAGGGCTCGTCTCTGATTTCGCGAAGGGCTATGCGACACCGAAAGTCGATGTGCGCGGAGCGATCGTAGAAGAGAACAAGGTCCTTCTGGTCCGTGAGAAGAGTGATGGTCTTTGGGCCTTGCCTGGCGGCTTTGCAGACGTTGGCCTTTCTGCTGCCCAAAATATCGCAAAGGAGTTGTACGAAGAGGCCGGATTGAAAGTGTCTGTTCGTCGCCTCTACGGAGTCCGACACAAGGCCGGCGCTTCCTATTCGCCTGATGTCCGGGATTTCTACAAAGTTTTCTTTCTTTGCGATAGGCTCTCAGGCGGTGAGGCCCGGCCCAGATTGGAGACGAGCGAGGCGATCTTTTTCCCGAAAGATCGGCTACCTCCGCTGTCGCGAGGTAGAACTATCGAGAGTGACGTTGAAGCAGCCTTCGCATTCGCAGCTGACGCGAACAGACCTGCCTTCTTCGATTGAGAGCTCGATCCATTCTCTTGGTCTGCACTCTTTGGTCCGCCAATAACGATTTTGCCGAATGAAGAGCTCCGCATGACAGAGAGAATCATTCGGGCGCCATCAACCACGGCGCCTTGCGCGTGCTTTGAAAGTCGGTTGCTGGTCGCTATCTTCGCTTCTAGTGAAGATCGCGACTGAGCCCTTCGGCACTCATTCGGTGGTGTAGTGCGCACGCTGCGCACAACGCTCAATGGGTTTCGGGTGCGTCATCGCAGCTCAACGTAGCTGACGTTGGTCAAGCAGCTTCATTAGCGATCACGTCGACCAACAAAAGTAAGGGCGCTGAAATTCGACTGCATTGGTGACCGCCTCTATGCCACGCTCAAATGCGTTCGCCTCGCTCGCGAGCAATCATAATTGCGCATTCGATACGACCCAAACGTGTGGCCTCTCGACCTTTGCAGGAGCCCGCTCTACTCAGCTGAACTAGGTGTGCATCTCTTTTCGCCTGGCCCGACCTGTCTTCGAAGTTCAAGTGTTGGAAAACCTTCAACTCAGCGAATTTTCAAAGAACCTCGCTACCGGCGTACGTGGCGCTAACGGCTCCCTTACTGTTCATCTGCTTTACGAGGTACTTACACGAAGAGCCTTCCGGCTGGAGCAGCTTGCGGACAGTCTCTCAAAGCACAGAAATTTCAGCTCCGTCGAATCGAAATGCCCTTTGACGCCTACACTCGGAGAACGATCACGTTACGCGGCGCTGCTTATCTAGCCCACCGGAGACGTTCGCTGCGGCCATCTATCAACGGGCACAGGAAGCCGTCTCGTGCGCTCTCGGAACGCAGCATCGACACCTTCGCGGAAGTCGCAGAAAGCCTGCGAGTTGCCGCGTACGAAAGGCCTCCGAACTGACCCGGCGCGAGCTTTATAGACAAGCCGTCGGTAAGGACACACTGCGTTTGACTATGGCTGATGCAGGCGTCGCCAAATCAGCAGCCCCGCCGTTGCTTTGCAGGCGAGCGGGGGCGGAAAGTCCGCTAGCGGAGCAAAGAAGGTGATTGATTCCCTCCACTGCTTGTGATTGTTATATGTCAATAAAGCAGCAATCGGAACTAATGAACCATGTCAACTGAAGGGCAGAGAGCACTCTGTCCGATCGAGGCGCGGCCGGTCTCGCTCGCGACTTGGTTCGAACAGGAGATGTTACATGGCTGAATCGCGTGCCGTCGCCGTTATAGGTGGGGGCGTGGTCGGCGTAAGTTGCGCGCTCATGCTGGCGCGGGAAGGGCACAACGTCACCGTGGTCGAGGCGGGGCGCATCGGCCATGGCTGCTCTTGGGGCAACGGCGCACAATACAATGCGGGGTCGGCTCTCCCCATGGCGCATCCCGGTGTCATGTGGCGGGCGATGCGCTGGTTTGCTGACGCTGATGGTCCGGTGCGCTTGGCCCCCCGGGAGTTACCTCGCACCCTACCTTGGCTCGTCCGCTTCCTGCGTACGGGGCGCCCGGAGGCTTGGGAGGCGGCGTATACGGCTTTGCACGCTCTCAACCAACCGTGTGCCGTGCTTTATCACGACATGCTCGGCGACTCCGATTGGAGACGATTATTCCGGCCGAACGGTGCGCTCCACGTGTGGCGCGACCTAACGCCAAGCGCGCTAGATGAGCGAGTGGACAATCTGCGGACGAAGCATGGCGTGACCTTTGAGAGGCTGAGCGCCGACCAGCTTCGCGAATTGGAGCCAGCTTTATCCCGCGACTACAAACGCGGGATATACTTTCCAAACAGTGGCCATGTGACTTCCCCTCTGGCCCTCGTAGAGGGTCTGATGGAGCGAGCCGCTGCGCTTGGCGTTTCAATTCAGGCCGCGCGGGTTGAGGCCGTAGAGCCGAGCACGGAAGGTGTAACGCTGCAGACCAGTGCCGGGCCCCACCGCTACGACACCGTCGTTATCGCAGCGGGTATCACTAGCCGCGATCTGGCCCGCTCCCTGGGAGTTTCCCTGTGGCTGGCCAGCGAGCGTGGCTATCACATTACGATGCCGGGGACGTTCGGCGCCATCAGCCGCCCGGTCACCGACGCAGCGGCAGCCTTCGTTGCAACGCCCCTCGACGCAGGACTGCGCATCGTCGGCATCGCCGAATTCGATGCGCCCGATGCGCCGCGTGATGCGAAGCAGAACAAGAAGCTGCAAGCATACGCCCGCACAATGCTCCCGGACATATCCATCAGCCAGGTGAATGACTGGATGGGCGTAAGACCATCGACTCCAGACAGCCTCCCGATCATCGGCGCCCATCCCAAGCACGCGTCCATCTTGTTCGCCACTGGTCATGGTCACATGGGCATCAGCGGAGCCCCCATGACTGCGGCTATCATCTCCGACCTTGTCGCGGGCCGCGCACCACGTATTTCGAGCGCGCCATACCGCCTGCGATAACCAGTAAGCCGCGCAAGTTTAACCTTGCGCGGCTGAACAGTTATGTTATGGTTCAATCAGTAAATTGACCTAGTTCAATGCGAGGAGGCCCTGATGAGCCGTTGGATCTGTACGATCATCGCTGCTGTGATTGGTGCGGTCGCGCTGTGCGGCCCGGCTTCCAAGCCGGCGCGCGCCGAAAACCCCTCCCTGGTGCTCGACCGCATCAAGGCGAGTGGCAAGCTCAAATTTCCGGTCATGGTTGCGGAAGAGCCAGGCTACATCAAGGATCCGCGCACGGGCGAATGGTCCGGATTTTTCGTCGACTGGGGCAAGGACATCGCGACTCTGCTCGGCGTTCAGGTCGAATATTATGAGACGACCTGGGGCAACCTCGCTGCCGATTTTCAGGCGGGTAAAATCGACCTTGCGGTGGCGCTAAATCCGAACCCTCGCCGTGGCCTCGTCATCGATTATGTGCCGGGCTCCATCGTCGAGGGCATCTGGGCGCTGGTCGCGCGTCCTGGCTTTACGCCCAAGACCTGGCGCGAGATGGACAAGAAGGAAGTGCGCATCGCCGTGCAGAAGGGCGGCACAATGCAAGTCATCGCCGAATCCGTGATCCCGAACTCCACCATCGTCGTGGTGCCCACGCGCGACCAGGCGGTGCTCGAGCTACAGTCAGGCAAAATCGATGCGATGATCATTGCCGACCAGGATGCGGCCCTTCTCGACTCCAAGGGCGTCGGCAAGGCCGTGGTACCGACGCCTATCCTGCGCAACCCTGCGACGATCGGTATCCGCCGCGAAGCCGGAAACGAGGGCTTCTCCAACTTCCTGGCCAATTGGATGTCGCAGCAGAATTCGCTCGGCCTCGCTTGCTCGCGCATCACTCGTTACATGCTCGATCGCGGCATCGACATGAAAGTGGTTCCCCAGTCCGGCAAGTATTGCTGACGCCATGCGTACGAGCCGTCTCTTCACAGTCATCGACAGCCACACCGCAGGGCATCCCACCCGAACAGTCATGGCAGGCATCCCTGTGTTGCGCGGGGACAGCGTCCGCGAGCAGCGGGACGATTTCCGTAACAATCATGACGGCTTGAGAACGTTACTGCTCCATGAGCCGCGCGGGCATGCCGCCATGGCTGCGGCCGTGCCCGTGGCTTCCCGTGAGGCGGACAAGGGGCTGTTTTTCATCTTCTCCTACGTCTACGCCGACATGTGCGGGCACGCCACGATCGGCTACATCGCCAGTCTGGCCGCAACGGGAGCTCTGCCGCAGGGCTTTGAGCAAAACGGCATGTCGATCGAGACCCCGGCGGGTATCGTCCGTGTGACCGGCACGTTCGAAGCCGGCCAGCTCACGTCCGTCTTGTTGCGCAACGTGCCCTCTTTCGTGCTCGCCTCCGATGTTGTTTCCGAGGTCGAAGGTCTCGGCACGGTGAGCTGCGATATTGCTTACAGCGGGATTACCTACGCATTGGTCGACGCTGATAAACTCGATCTTCCGTTCAGCATTGATCACGCCAGCCGCTGGTGCCGTGTGGGATTGGGAATCAAGGAAGCGCTGAATCAAAGCGGAGTGCCGAAGGTCGACAGCGTTCTGTTTTATCAGTCGATCACGGGTGGCGGCCGCCATCTGGTGATTTTGGCCGGCAATAAGTTCGACCGTTCGCCTTGCGGCACCGGGACCTCCGCCCGATTGGCCCAGCTTCACGCCCGCGGGCAGCTGGCCGTGGGCGCGCACTACCGAGCGGAGAACATTCTTGGCGTGCCCTTTGAGGCCAAGGTCGCCGAGTTGGGCAGAGGGCATGATGGCCAGCCCGCGGTGATCCCGGAGGTGCGGGGCATGGCTCATATAACGGGATTCTCCACGCTCGTGCTGGAAACGGACGATCCGCTGCCAGCCGGCTTTCTTCCCAATTGATGGAGAGTGCCATGAAATTCGATCCCTCCATCGTCTTCGCGAATTGGGACATTCTGGCCTACGGGCTGCTCGTCACTCTGAAATACACGATCTACACCTGCGCCATCGGGCTCGCGATCGGCCTCTTTGTGGCGCTGCTTCAGCTCACCCCATGGCTGATCTTGCGCTGGACCGGCCGTGTCTGGGTCGAGTTCTTCCGCAACATCCCGCTGCTCGTGCTGCTGATGTGGACCTATTATGCCTTGCCGATCTTTCTTCAGATCCAGATCGGAAAAGAAACTGCGGGCATTCTGGGTCTCGGATTCTATGCCAGCGGCTTCTATGCCGAGATCCTGCGCGCTGGCGTCCAGTCGATCGACCGTGGCCAGACTGACGCCGCAATCGCCTTGGGAATGGGGTACGTGCAGCGCATGAAGCGGATCATCCTGCCGCAGGCACTCCGCCGCATGGTGCCGCCGCTGATGGGCCAGACCATCATGCAGCTCAAAAATACGACGCTGCTCTCGGTGCTCACCATCCCTGATCTGCTTTATCAGGCAGGCTACATCGCGAGCTTCACCTACCGGCCAATGGAGGTCTACACCGCGATCGGCGCCGTCTTTATCCTCTTGCTGTTCCCCCTCAGCGCTCTTTCTCGCCGCTTCGAGCGCAAGGAGGCCGCGTGATGACCGTGACATCCGCCGAAATCGTACTGAGCGTTCGGGGCATCGAGAAGTCCTATGGTAAAAACCATGTACTTCGCGGCGTCGATCTCGACGTCCATCGCGGAGAGGTGGTCTGCCTGATTGGCGCGAGCGGCTCGGGCAAAACCTCGCTGCTGCGATGCATGAACCTGTTGATGGAGCCAGACCAAGGCGAGATCGTCATCGAGGGGGCGCCTCTCTTCCGTCGCTCCGGGGCCGAGCGGCTGAAGCTCTCTGGCCGGCAGGTCAGCGCCGCGCGCGTCAAAACCGGAATGGTGTTCCAGAGCTTTAACCTGTTCCCCCACCGTACGGCGCTAGAGAACATCATCGAAGCCCCAGTGGTGGTGAAGAAAGTGTCGCGCGCCGAAGCCGAGGCTCGGGGTCGCGAGCTCCTCACCCGTATGGGTCTTCCCGAGGCCGGGCACAAATATCCTTCGCAATTATCGGGCGGTCAGCAGCAGCGCGTTGCCATCGCCAGGGCGCTCGCTATGCAGCCCACCATCATGCTTTTCGACGAGCCGACCTCGGCGCTGGACCCAGAACTGGTTGGCGAGGTGCTCGCCGCGATCCGCCAGCTCGCCGCCGAAGGAATGACCATGGTGATCGTCACCCATGAAATCGGCTTCGCCTATGAGCTAGCCGATCGAGTGGTCTTCATGGACCAAGGAGTCGTTGCAGCCAGCGGAGCTCCGCGTGAACTCCTGCTTTCGAACGCAAACCCGAGGCTCGCTGCCTTCGTCGGCCGGTTCACTGAGCAGGCCCGTCTTCTCGGCCCCCTCACTTCGCAGGCGGCCGCACCTTCAACCACATCTCCAGCATAGGACAGTAGATCATGACCAACGTGACCTGGGGCGGTATCTTCCCCGTGCTCGTCACTCCCTTTGGCGCCAATGGCTCGATTGATGAGACCAGATATAAGGCGCTCATTGACGATGCGATCGCCAATGGTGCGCAGGGCGTCGTGGCGGCTGGCAGCACCGGAGAATTTTATGCGCTCACCAAGGCCGAGCGCGCGCGTCTCTACAAGTTGACCGTTGACCATGTGGGCGGCCGCCTTCCCGTGCTGGCGGGCGTCGCCGATTTGCGTGTCGAGGACGTGCTTGAAGCGTGCCAATCGGCCGTGGCAGCGGGGTGCGCGGGGGGCATGATCCTGCCACCTATCTACGCCATGCCGAGTCCGCGTGAGATCGTGACCTTCTTCGAACACATCTCCCGTAACACGTCACTGCCGCTGATGCTCTACAACAGCCCGCGGCGCGCCGGCGTCGACATCACGCCAGCCCTTGTCGAGCAGCTCTCCGCACTGCCAACGGTGGTCGCGATCAAGGATAGCTCCGGCGTCATTACCCAAGTGACTGAGCTTGTGCAGCGTGTCGGGAACAGACTTCGTGTCTTCGTCGGCTACGAGACAATGATCGTGCCCGCCCGCGCCGTTGGTGCTCACGGCGTTGTCGCCATGGCGCATCAAATCGCAGGGCCTTTGATCCGCGACTACTGGGACAAGGCTCTCAGCGGTGACAAGGGATTGGATGATCTCGGCCGCGACGTCTTCGCCTTCTATCGCTGCTTCCAGTCCGGATCCTATTACGCGGCCATCAAAGAGACCATGAGCCAGCTCGGTCGGAGCGCGGGTGACCCGCGGCTGCCGCTGCTGCCCTTGGCAGACGAACAGAAGGCGGCCATCGCGAAGATCATTTCCGAGGCCGGTCTTATGCGCTGGGCTAAGGCCTAAGAAGGCCGGTCCAATCCTGCCACTGGGGAAATCAACGTCGGTCGCAGAGCCCACTTACTTTGAGAGCAGAGACGGTTCACATCGGTGCCACCTCGACAGAAGGGGCTCGGTCCAATCGGACTCTCGTTCACTCGCGCCTGAGCGCAACATATCCGTCTAAGGAATC
This genomic window from Bradyrhizobium sp. 4 contains:
- a CDS encoding proline racemase family protein, producing the protein MAGIPVLRGDSVREQRDDFRNNHDGLRTLLLHEPRGHAAMAAAVPVASREADKGLFFIFSYVYADMCGHATIGYIASLAATGALPQGFEQNGMSIETPAGIVRVTGTFEAGQLTSVLLRNVPSFVLASDVVSEVEGLGTVSCDIAYSGITYALVDADKLDLPFSIDHASRWCRVGLGIKEALNQSGVPKVDSVLFYQSITGGGRHLVILAGNKFDRSPCGTGTSARLAQLHARGQLAVGAHYRAENILGVPFEAKVAELGRGHDGQPAVIPEVRGMAHITGFSTLVLETDDPLPAGFLPN
- a CDS encoding amino acid ABC transporter ATP-binding protein, whose amino-acid sequence is MTVTSAEIVLSVRGIEKSYGKNHVLRGVDLDVHRGEVVCLIGASGSGKTSLLRCMNLLMEPDQGEIVIEGAPLFRRSGAERLKLSGRQVSAARVKTGMVFQSFNLFPHRTALENIIEAPVVVKKVSRAEAEARGRELLTRMGLPEAGHKYPSQLSGGQQQRVAIARALAMQPTIMLFDEPTSALDPELVGEVLAAIRQLAAEGMTMVIVTHEIGFAYELADRVVFMDQGVVAASGAPRELLLSNANPRLAAFVGRFTEQARLLGPLTSQAAAPSTTSPA
- a CDS encoding FAD-dependent oxidoreductase — its product is MAESRAVAVIGGGVVGVSCALMLAREGHNVTVVEAGRIGHGCSWGNGAQYNAGSALPMAHPGVMWRAMRWFADADGPVRLAPRELPRTLPWLVRFLRTGRPEAWEAAYTALHALNQPCAVLYHDMLGDSDWRRLFRPNGALHVWRDLTPSALDERVDNLRTKHGVTFERLSADQLRELEPALSRDYKRGIYFPNSGHVTSPLALVEGLMERAAALGVSIQAARVEAVEPSTEGVTLQTSAGPHRYDTVVIAAGITSRDLARSLGVSLWLASERGYHITMPGTFGAISRPVTDAAAAFVATPLDAGLRIVGIAEFDAPDAPRDAKQNKKLQAYARTMLPDISISQVNDWMGVRPSTPDSLPIIGAHPKHASILFATGHGHMGISGAPMTAAIISDLVAGRAPRISSAPYRLR
- a CDS encoding transporter substrate-binding domain-containing protein, with product MSRWICTIIAAVIGAVALCGPASKPARAENPSLVLDRIKASGKLKFPVMVAEEPGYIKDPRTGEWSGFFVDWGKDIATLLGVQVEYYETTWGNLAADFQAGKIDLAVALNPNPRRGLVIDYVPGSIVEGIWALVARPGFTPKTWREMDKKEVRIAVQKGGTMQVIAESVIPNSTIVVVPTRDQAVLELQSGKIDAMIIADQDAALLDSKGVGKAVVPTPILRNPATIGIRREAGNEGFSNFLANWMSQQNSLGLACSRITRYMLDRGIDMKVVPQSGKYC
- a CDS encoding amino acid ABC transporter permease, with translation MKFDPSIVFANWDILAYGLLVTLKYTIYTCAIGLAIGLFVALLQLTPWLILRWTGRVWVEFFRNIPLLVLLMWTYYALPIFLQIQIGKETAGILGLGFYASGFYAEILRAGVQSIDRGQTDAAIALGMGYVQRMKRIILPQALRRMVPPLMGQTIMQLKNTTLLSVLTIPDLLYQAGYIASFTYRPMEVYTAIGAVFILLLFPLSALSRRFERKEAA
- a CDS encoding NUDIX hydrolase — translated: MEPQWLTHGKRLQAIASSGLHFARDQFDRERYEEIASIANEMLADLGSVPIERIEGLVSDFAKGYATPKVDVRGAIVEENKVLLVREKSDGLWALPGGFADVGLSAAQNIAKELYEEAGLKVSVRRLYGVRHKAGASYSPDVRDFYKVFFLCDRLSGGEARPRLETSEAIFFPKDRLPPLSRGRTIESDVEAAFAFAADANRPAFFD
- a CDS encoding dihydrodipicolinate synthase family protein; this translates as MTNVTWGGIFPVLVTPFGANGSIDETRYKALIDDAIANGAQGVVAAGSTGEFYALTKAERARLYKLTVDHVGGRLPVLAGVADLRVEDVLEACQSAVAAGCAGGMILPPIYAMPSPREIVTFFEHISRNTSLPLMLYNSPRRAGVDITPALVEQLSALPTVVAIKDSSGVITQVTELVQRVGNRLRVFVGYETMIVPARAVGAHGVVAMAHQIAGPLIRDYWDKALSGDKGLDDLGRDVFAFYRCFQSGSYYAAIKETMSQLGRSAGDPRLPLLPLADEQKAAIAKIISEAGLMRWAKA